From Bradyrhizobium sp. AZCC 1610:
GCGGAAGCTCGCAAACTGGCCATCGGGGTCCTTGTGCTCGGCCGGATAGAATTTTGCGACCTCCTCCGGCACATAAGGCGCCAGAATACCGTCGCGCTTCCAGACGATGAAATGCGCGGCATCGGACGAGTTCACCACGTCGACGGCATGGATGTTGCTGGAATATTCCTGGCCGATGCGCTGGAAGAGGCGCTCCGCGCCGGTGCGTTCGACACGCACCGCTATCCCCGGATATTTCGCCTCGAACGCCTTGGCCAGCTTCTCCGCGACCGGCAAATCGGTCGAGGTGTAATAGATGACCTTGCCTTCCTTCTTCGCCGCCTCGATCAATGCCGGAGTAACGGTTTCCGGTGGCGGCGCAGCCGCCATGACGCGCGTGGGAAATGCTGCGCCTGCGAGAACAGCGCCTGCGCCGGCCAGCACATGGCGGCGTGAAATCCCTGGGTGTTTCATGTTTTCGTTCCCCGCGCTGTTGGCGAAGTTAGGTACCCCTGAGCCCCCGCATTATTCCTATGGATTGCCCGCTGTCCATCGCCGGCAACGCCTGGCCATGGCAGCCAGGCCTAAATGTTACTGCGCAGGACAGGCCGCTCCGGTCTTCACCCACGCCTCGACCAGGGCGCCGGCCTGCTTCTGCGTGCCGGGCACGGGGCTGCGCGTCCCGCCCGGAGCCCAGGCCCAACCGACCAGCGTATCTTCACCGATGTGATGGATGAGTTCCTCGAGTTTGCGTCCACCGTTGCGTGCGGGATCCTTGAGCTGTGCGCAGATTTCGGCAACCGTCTTGCCCTCCCACGCCATTTCGCGCGGTGCGAGGTGCCATTCCGGATGGCCCGGCATGCGGCCGGGTTCGAAGTTCGCATGCTTGTGGCAAATCGAGCAGCGCATCGTCGGAAGGCCATTGCCGTCCGCGCCGCGCGTCACCGGCGGCTGGTGCAGCCGGCCCTCGTCGCCCTGCCGCGGCCTGTCGCTCGCTGGATGGCAATTGGTGCAGCGCGGATGGGTCAGCACCTTGCCAAGCTCGGTGAACATGGCCGCCGATCGTGCGTCCGTATCCGATATCGACGCAAAGCTTTCCGGGCTTGCAAGCGATTGCGGCGCGGTCTCGGAAACGGCGTAGCCGGTGAGCACACTCGTCGCGACTGTCACGACGGCGACCACAAGCTGAACCCGCAATTCCGATTTCATGTCGATTGGCCCTGGCGTCCGCTCACTGGCTGGCCGCGAGATAGCGTTTGGAATCCGCCAGGATCACATCCCGCACGGCCTCGTGGTATTTGATGTAGCCGGTGCAGCGGCAGATATGGCCATCGAGCGCATCAGCGATAGTGCTTTCGAGATCAGCGCGCTTCACGGGCGCCTTGGCCAGACGCTCCAGTAGCACCTGACCCTCGTTGAGGAAGCCCGCGGTGCAATAGCCGCACTGGAAGGCGAAGTGCCGGATGAAAGCCTTTTGCAGCGCGGTTAGTTCGTCGCCCTTCGCATGTCCTTCGACGGTGCGAATAGTCTTGCCGTCGAAGCTTGCCGCCGAGACGATACAGGTCGGGCTCGTATGACTTGTGCCACCGGGATCATCGACGATAACCGCGCAACTCAGGCACTGTGCGGCACCGCAGCCGAACTTGGTGCCGGTCATGCCGAGATACTCGCGCAGGAAATCGTTCATCGAGAGTTCGTCGCGCACCTCAACCGGTCCGTACGCCCGGCCGTTGATCGTGAGGCTCAATCTGGTCACGCCAAAACTCCCTTGAGCAGGCTTGCCGTCACCGGCAGCGACTGAAACCGGCGGCCGGTTGCGTCGAAAATCGCATTCAGGATGGCGGGCACCACCGGAACCATGACGACTTCCGCCATGCCCTTTGGTGGCTCGTCCGGCGTCAGCGGCGGCAGCATTTCGATTTCGAGGTCGTGCAGCGGCAGATCCGATCCGCGCGCGACGAGGTATTGCCCGAGATTCCACTGCCCGTTGCCCGGGCCCCCCTCATAAGGCGGTAGCGTCTCGAGCAAGGCATAGCCGACACCCATCGCAAAGCCACCCTGCGCCTGGCCCAGCACCACCTCGGGCACCAGCGCCTTGCCGCATTCGAACACGCTGTAGGCCTTGGCGATACGCAGAGCGCCGGTGGCGCGCTCGATCTCGATGCGGACCAGCGTGCCGCACATCGACGTATAGGTCGTGCCGATCCGGTTGTTGTCGGTCGGCGGAAATTTGACGCTGACGCGGTTGATGCGCTCGAACTTGCCGTTGCCCCTGCGCAAGGCCAGCGCGTCGATCTCGGCGCGATACTGTTCGCCAAAAAGGGGAAAACGCGCGCGCGACCATGCCCAGCGGGAAAAACTGTGGGCCACGGCGCCGGTTACGAGATTGCGCGCATGCGCTCTTGCGGCGAGGGCCGGCAGCGGCAGTGGCGCAAGACCGGATACGATGAGCTGGCCGTCCTTCCACTGCGCTTTCGCAAAATCCTTTGCGCGCGGATCGTTCGGCGCGATGCGCCATAGTTCCAGCGCCGCCGGCCACAGCCCAAAACGGAAGATGACGCGCGCGGCTTCGGCAGCCGAGTGCGTGCCGACATGCGCGCCAATCGAGGCGCTGGTCGCCGAGCTGATGGCGGGCACCCAGCGCGGATTTTTCTCCGCGGCGTCCTGCGTCTTCTGGTCCATCGTGTAGGAATCGCCCGACGTGACCAATCCGAGCGCGTCATAGGTATCGACCCGCGCCACCGAGACTTCGTCGGCGACCGCGCCGAGGTGGAGCGCGACCCGGTTCGCGAGTGCGGTACCGATGCCGTTGCCCATCTCGGTATGATCGCAATAGATCGTGATCTTGCCGTCGGCAGATAGTTCGACACGCCCCAGCGAACAATCGGCGCCGGTGCCATAGTCCTTGGTGACGCAGGCAACGCCGGTGCCGACGAGCACTCCTTGCGGCGCAGCCGATTTCTGCTGCGCACGCTGCTGCCAGATCGGATGCTTCTCGAGCTTGTCGAGAATTTCCGACGTGCGGACCGAAACGCTGTAGGGATTGCCGGTCATGGTCCGGCCCTTTGGCGCGAGCGCATTGCGCCGCCGGAACTCGATCGGGTCGAGCGGCAAAGCGGTTGCGACTTCATCAACCAGCACTTCGAGCGCGGTCATCGTCTGCAGCGTGCCGTAACCGCGCATCGATCCCGCGGTCACGCCGCGCGAATGCAGCGCGACCGTAGTCACATCGACCTTTGGAACGTCATAGATGCCAATTGCTGCGGTCGCACCGACGGTGGCTACGTTAGGTGAAAAATTCGCCAGCCCACCACCGTCAAGGACATGGTCCGCGGCAAAGGCCTGGATCTTGCCGGTTGAGCGATCGACGCCAATGCGTGAACGCATCTTGAAGGCATGACGCTTGATGCCGCCCTGAAATTGCTGATAGCGATCATGCGCCAGCCGGACCGGATGACCGGGAACGAACATCGCCGCCAGCGCCACATACAGCACAAACGGCGTGTGATCGCGTCCGCCGAAGCCGCCGCCCATATGGGTGAACTGGGTATTGATCCGCGCCGGCTTGAAGGGAGCGCGGGCTTCGCCGAGCAGATGTGCGATCGAGTCTGCCGCCTCGTAGGGCGACTGCACGCCCAGCACCAGCTCGAGGCTGCCGTCCTTCCTGTCGTACCAGGCGAGACCGGATTCCGGTTCGAGAAACATCGGATCGACCGATTGCGTCTCGAACTCGCGATCGAGCACCAAAAGATTCGGATTTTTGGCCGCGAGTTCAGCGCGGATCTGTTCGCCATGGATCGCGGCCTTGGCATAGGAAGCCTCGGTGTCCTTTGCGGCCGGCGACCATATCGGCAGCGGCGAGTTCTGGGAGCGTCCGGGGCTGACCCAACCGGCCTGGATCGGCGAATAGACGTCGGGCGCGTCCGGCGTCGCACCGGCGACGCGTGTGAACCGAAACGCGCCATAGGCCGGCATCGTAACGGGGCCGGTCTCCTCGCCGAACCTCACAAATGTTCCATCGCGCAATGCGAGGCGCGCCTGATCGAAGGCGTCGAACGTCTCGAAGACCAACAGTGCGACTGGCTGCCCCAAATAGAGCGGTGTCTTGCCGAGCGGGCAGAACAGATCGCCGGTGTAGAATCCCGGAACGCGCGTGCCGATCCTGTCGAGATCGGCTGATGTCACCACCGCCGATGGCTTGAGGGCGCCGCTGAGCCGCGCGAGATCCATCCCAATGTAGACGTGTGTGGCATCAGGCGCGCGGATCAGCATCGCGCGCGAGGTATTTTTTGGCCAGCCCGGAAGGTCTGCCGCGCGGAAATCGGATACGTAAAGCTTCGCGCCGGTCACCTTGGCCACGCCATCGACCCGGCCCGCGCCATCGGCCGCCGGGTTCCAGTTCGCCCGCCCCGGAAGGGACGCGCGCGGCGGCAAGCCGGCGGCTTCCGCCGACCCCAAACGCGACAGGCTGAGCGCGATGCCGCCCGCCGACACCCAATTCAGAAACTCGCGCCGCGAAGGCCGCATGCTCTCACCTTTGCCGGAATTACTTAAGATCCGTGATGGTCGCTGGCCCCGGCCCCGACGTGACCAGTGTCGGCCATTGCTTCGAACCAAAGGGAACGACGGGCGGCAGGAACGGTTTCATGCCGCGCTTGCCGGTCTCGGCGATGATCGCCGCGCGAGCGTCGCCGCCCATCAACTCATAATCCATCAGATGGTAATTGCCGAAGAACAGTGCACCTACCGAGCGATCCGCGATGATGCGGGTCAGCGATTCCAGCATGTCGGCCGGCGTGGTCGTGAAGGAAATCGTCTCGATCAACAGCAAGCGGTTGTTGATGGCGTCGGCGCCGAAGAACTGCGCTAGCACGCTGAACAGCACGTTGTTCTGGCGCGCGACGTAGATCGTGTTGCTCGCCGCGTATGTCTTGTCCCAGTCGGCGCCGAGCTGCGCCTTCCACTCGGCCAGCACCGTCATCCAGTGCGCGACCTGCGTCTGGGCCGCCCAGGCCACGTTCTTTGCCAGATATGGCGCCTGTTTCTTGCCGAAAGCTTCGAGCGCGGCGAAAGGAATGACGCCTTTGGCAACGCATTCGTCCATGAAGGCGATGTTGTTCTGCAGGATGGTGCGGTTGTTGTCGCGCCAGCCCGGCTCCATCGGTGTCGCATCGAGGCCGTCGAGCGCCGACTGCATGCGGCTGCGATAGGCCAGCATCGAGCCGCGCCAGGACTTGTTATCGGGGCTATCGATGTAGGGACCGACGACCTGGGCCAGCGCCATCGTGCTGTGGCCGACCGACTTGAGCAATTGATACACGATCGGCACCTGCGGCGCGTCGATCGGCGCCATACCCGGCCGATAGAGGATCATCCGGCCGCCGGCGCCTGAAAACAGGCCGAGGATCACCGGGTGCTTGCTCAGGATGTTCTTCTGGAAAATCTTTGCTGCATCGCCATAGAGCTCGAACATGCCGGTGTTGAGGGCCAGCATATCCTTGGTTGCTATGTCAGAAGATGTTGCGGCGGTCTTGCCGGCAATCGGCGCCATATAGGCCGGCAGGGTCTGGGCACCGGCGATGCTACCGCCCGAGAGCAGGATCGCAACGACAGCAAGGCAGGGGGAGATCTTCATGTCACGCTCCTTGTGGCGCCGTGGCTTTGTATGAGCCCCGGCGCAGACGAATATCTGATTCTTGGGACTAGCGGTCGGTGCGCGGATAGCTAGACTTGGCACGAGGCCGGTAAACGGGCCCTTGCAGAAAAAGACCAAGTTGGGGAGGTCGATATGATGCGCTTGAGAACGGCGCTCGCGCTGGCAGCAATTGTTGCGGCGCCATCTCTTCTGGCTGCGCCCGGCCTGGCGCAGGACTATCCGTCACGACCGGTGAAGGTGATTGTTCCCTTCGGCGCCGGCGGTCCTGCCGACGTCACCGCCCGCCAGATTGGCAACATTCTGCAGGAAAGTTTCGGCCAGGCCTTCGTGATCGAAAACCGCACCGGCGCCGGCGGCGTCATCGGCACGCAGGAAGCCGTCAAGTCGCCGCCGGATGGTTACACGCTGCTGATGATGTCGAACACCCAGACCGCGAATGAATCCCTGGTTCCACAGCGCAAATACGAGTTGATGCGCGATCTCGCGCCGATCGCGCCGGTCAATTACTCCGACCTCGTCATCGTGGTTCATCCCTCGGTGCAGGCGAAAACGCTGCAGGAATTCATCGCGCTGGCCAAATCGCAGCCCGGGAAACTGAACTACGCCTCGTCAGGTCAGGGCACGCCGTACCACATGGCGGGCGAGCTGTTCAAAGCCATGGCCGGCATCGATCTCGTGCACGTGCCCTATCGCAATAGCGGCGAAGCGCGCAGCGGCGTGATTGGAGGCCAGGTGCAGATGATGATCGACGCGGTTCCGGCAATGGCACCCAACGTCGCCGAAAATCAGGTGCGCGCACTGGCCACGACAGGCAAGGCGCGGTCGACCGTCCTGCCCAATGCACCGACGGTGATCGAGGCCGGTATTCCCGGCTATGAGGCCACGATCTGGCTCGGCTTGATGGCGCCCGCGGGCACGCCAAAGCTGATCATCGACAAAATCAATGCGGCCGTGAACGCAGTTGTGAAACGGCCCGACGTGGTCAAGCTCTGGACCCAGCAAGGCGCCGTTCCGATGTCGATGACGCCGGATGAATTCGACAAATTCCTGCGCGGCGATATTGTGAAATGGGCGGAAGTGGTCAAGAAATTCGACAAGCCGCCGCAATAAGAAGCCGAAGGTTCACCCTCGATGCCGAACGTTCGATTTCGCCTCAACGGCGCCGAGATGGAAATAGACGCCGATCCCGACCGGGCATTGCTGGATATCTTGCGCGGGCAAATCGGCATGACCGGACCGCATTTTGGCTGCGGCGCCGGCGAGTGTGGCGCCTGCAATGTCATCATTGGCGATCGTGCGGTATCCGCCTGCGATACGCCGCTGTGGTCCGTGGCCGACAAGGATGTAACCACCATAGAAGGGCTGGGAACGATCGAGCAGCCACATCCGCTGCAGCGCGCCTTCATCGCCGAGCAGGCGCTGCAATGCGGCTATTGCGTCTCCGGCATCCTGATGAGCGCGGCGGCACTGTTGAAGCGAAATCCGTCACCGACGAGCCGGGAGGTGAAGGAAGCGCTCGACCGCAATCTCTGCCGCTGCGGTTCGCATAATCGCATGGTGCGGGCGGTGCTGCGCGCGGCGGAAGAAATGGCGGCAGGATGAACCAGCCGGCGCCCGCTCCCTCCCCGCCCGCATTGCCGGTAAGCCTTGCAGCGAACCCGAGGCTGTCGTTGTGGGTGAAGTTCTCAAGCACCGGACAGGTAGCGATCTCGCCGGGCAAGGTGGAGATCGGGCAAGGCATTGTCACGGCATTGGCACAGATCGCCGCCGACGAGCTCGATATCGATCTGTCGCGCGTGCAGATGGTCCGCGCGTCGACGGCAAGTAGCCCCAACGAAGGCGTCACATCGGGCAGTCTCTCCATCCAGCAGTCGGGCCGAGCGTTGCGCCATGCCTGTGCCGAGGTCCGCCGGATCTTTCTTCAGCAGGCGGCGGAACGGCTGGGGGTCGATATCGATGCGCTCGACATCGAGGACGGCACCATTTCAGGACCGGGCAATGTCAGAACCAGCTATTGGGAACTTGCCGAGGAAGTCTCGCTCGATCGCGATGCCACGCCCGGAGCAACGCCAAAGATCGCATCGCGCCGGGCGTTGGCTGGGAATTCAATTCAGCGGATCGACATTCCGGACAAGGTTTTGGGCCGGCCGCGATTCATCCACGATCATGCATTGGCGGGAATGCTGCATGGCCGCGTGCTACGGCCGGAGAACACGCGCGCGAAACTTACCGAATTGAAGGAAGATGGCGCTCGCACGGTGGCCGGTCTTGTTGCAGTCGTGCGCGACGGCAGTTTTGCCGGCGTCGTCAGCGAGACCGAACATGGCGCGGAGGCGGCTCTCGACGCCTTGTGCAAAGGCGCGTCCTGGTCCGACGGCGAGCCCCTGCCCGACGAAAACGATCTGGCCTCATTCCTGAAAGCTCAGCCATCGGAATCGACGACAATCAGCAAGAAAACGGCTGCGTCGCCCGGCACGGCAGCGCGGACTGTCAGGCGGCAATATACCCGCCCTTACATTGCGCACGCGTCGATCGCCCCATCCTGCGCAATGGCGCAGTGGAGCAGCGACCGCGTTCGTGTCTGGACCCACAGCCAGGGCGTCTATCTCCTGCGCGCCGATCTGGCGCTGGTTCTCAAGCTGCCCGTCGAAAACATCACGGTCGAGCATATGGAGGGCGCCGGTTGCTACGGCCACAATGCCGCCGACGATGTCGCACTCGATGCCGTGCTGCTCGCCAGAAGCGCCGGCGGCCGACCGGTGCGCGTACAGTGGTCGCGCCACGGCGAAATGTCGGACGCACCTTTTGGCGCCGCGATGGCGATCGAGATCGAGGCCGATCTTGACGCGCAGGGTGAAATCATCGACTGGCGGCACTCGATCTGGGGCAACGGTCACGTGGCGCGGCCGGGACGCGCGGCGCTTCCCGCGCTGTTGGCGGGATTCGAACTGGCGGACCCGTTTCCGCGCATGGTCTCGACCAATCCGCCGCAGGCAAACGGCGGTGGCAGCGATCGCAACTCGGTCCCGCTCTATGATTTTCCATCCTGGCGTATCGAGAGCTATCGTCTGGCGACCATGCCGATCCGCACCTCGGCGCTGCGAACGCTCGGCGCGCAGGGCAACGTGTTTGCGATTGAATCCATCCTCGATGAAATCGCCGCCGAGCGCGGCGAGGATCCGGTCGCGTTCAGGCTGCGTTACTTGCGGGATGAGTGGGCCAAGGATGTCATCCGCGCCGTTGCCGCTCGCGCCAAATGGAAGCCCGAGAAGCAACCGGGCATCGGTCACGGCGTGGCCTTTGCCCGCTACAAGAACACCGGCGCCTATTGCGCCGCGATCGCCGAGATCGAGGGCGCCGAGGAGATCTGTGTCAGGAAATTGACACTGGCCGTCGATGTCGGCGAAGCGATCAATCCCGACGGCGTCATCAACCAGATCGAGGGCGGCGCCATTCAAGCCACGAGCTGGGTGCTGAAGGAACGCGTCCGCTTCGACCGCCAACGCATCACCAGCACGAGCTGGACGGAATATCCGATCCTGCGCTTCAGCGAAGTGCCCGATGTCGAGGTTGAGGTAATCCAGCGGCCTGATATCGACCCGGTCGGCGCCGGCGAGGCTGCCCATGGACCGGTTACATCAGCCATCGCCAACGCGGTGTTCGACGCGCTCGGCGTGCGGGTGCGTGATCTGCCGATTACGCGTGACAGAATCATTGCCGCGATGGAATTGACCTCGTGAGCACCCTGAACATCCTGAGTGGCGGTGCGGCACAGGGCCTGGTCGGAAGCCTGACGTCGGCCTTCAAGGGCCTGACCGGATTCGATATTGCCGGCGAATTTGGCGCGGTCGGCGCCATGGCCGACAAATTGCGCAAGGGCACGCCGGCAGACGTCGTCATCCTGACCGCGGCCCTCGTCGCCAAACTGGCTGAGGAGAAGCTGGTGGTTGCCGGTTCGATGGCTGATGTCGGCCTGGTCGAGACCGCCCTCGCCTTTCGCACCGGCGATCCCCAGACCACCGTCAGGGATGCCGCTGATTTGCGCGAGGCCTTGCTGGCGTCCGACGCGATCTTCGTGCCGGATACCAGGGCCTCCACAGCCGGAATTCACGTGGCTAATGTCCTTCAGCAGCTCGGCGTCGCCGATGAGGTTTCCGCTCGCCTCAGGATTTTCCCGAATGGCGCAACCGCGATGCGCGAGCTGGCGGCGTCCGAGGCGCGACGTCCGATCGGGTGCACGCAATCGACCGAGATCATCAGCACCAAGGGCGTAACCTTGTCCGGTTCGCTGCCATCGGGCTGCGAACTTGCAACGATGTACACGGCGGGCATCACGACCGCCGCCGCCCACCCGCAACGAGCGCAGGACCTGATCGGCTTGTTGACCGGCGCCGGACAACATGAACAGCGGAAACGCGCCGGCTTCATCGGCGGCCGGGACCAGGTGCCAGCGTAGAGCTCAATTTATTGGATGAGGCTCTCCCGGGCGCACAGCACAAAACTACTGCGCGGCTCGATTTCTGATTGTCAAAGCCAATTCATATACTAATATATCAATCGAGAAAGCAGCCATGCCCTCCCGCGCATCGAAAAAGACGGATCCAACGGTTCGCCGAATGGCCGCCGGCACGCGCCGCAGCGGCAGGCCGCGCGCGGCAACGGCGGCGTCGAAGATCTATTCCGATCTTCGGGCCGAACTGGTGTCGCTGCAGCGCCGGCCCGGCGAGGCCATCTCGGAAGCGCAGATCGCGCTCGCCTACGGGGTGAGCCGCACCCCCGTTCGCGAGGCGATCCTCAAATTATCGGATGAAGGCCTGCTGGAGATCTATCCGCAGTCCGGCATCTTCGTCTCGCGCATCCCGGTCGCCGCACTCCCCGAGGCCATCATCATACGCAAAGCGCTGGAGGAAACCACCGCGCGGCTCGCCGCAGAACGCGCGACGTCGAGCCAGATTCTTGCGCTGCAGTCGATCCTGGAACGGCAGCGCGAGGCCAGCGCCGCCGGAGACAGCGATACGTTTCATCAGGCCGACGAAATGTTTCATGCTACAGTCGCCGATGTCGCCGGCTATCCTGGAATCTGGAAATATATCCAGCAGGTGAAGGTCCACGTCGATCGCTATCGGCGGCTAACCCTGCCCCAGTACGGGCGGATCGCAAAAGTGATCGTCGAACACCAGGCCGTCCTCACCGCGATCGAGGCGCATGACGCAGAGGGCGCAAGGCGGGCGATGGAAATCCACCTCGAAAGCCTTCTCGAGAACATCTCAGCTACTCAACATATCAATCCGGAGTACTTCGACGAGCGACCTTAGAGTTCGAAAAGCTCATACAACGATAAACAACATCAGGAGGAACACCATGAAACGCCGCGACTTCATCAAGCTGAGTGCAGGGCTCGGAGCCACGATGGCGGCCACAACGCCGCTGTCATCCGCATTTGCTCAAACGAAGATAGTGCTGAAGGCATCGGACGTTCATCCGCTGGGCTATCCGACGGTCGAAGCCGTCGTCCGGATGGGCAAGAAGCTGGAAGCCGCCACCAACGGCCGGCTGACGATCCAGATGTTCCCCTCGATGCAGTTGGGCGGCGAAAAGGAAATGATCGAGCAGGCGCAGCTCGGCGCGCTGCAGATCGCCCGCATTTCGGTCGGCGCCGTCGGCCCCGTTGTGGACGACGTCAATGTCTTCAACATGCCGTTCGTCTTCCGCAACTCCAAGCACATGGAGAAGGTGATCGACGGCGAGATCGGCGACGAATTGCTGGCGAAGATTTCCTCGGCCGAAAAGACCGGCCTGATCGCGCTGTGCTGGATGAACGCCGGCTCGCGCAACGTCTACAACAACAAGCGGCCGATCCGGACCATTGCCGACCTCAAGGGCCTCAAGGTCCGCATGATGGGCAATCCGCTCTTCGTCGACACCATGAATGCGCTGGGTGGCAACGGCGTCGCGCTGGGCTTCGATCAGGTTTTCAGCTCGATGCAGACAGGCGTGGTCGACGGCGCAGAGAACAATCCGCCATCGTTCATAGCGCAGAACCACTATCAAGTAGCCAAATATTTCACGATGACCGAGCACCTGATCATTCCGGAGCTTTTGGTCTTCTCACGAATCTCCTGGCAGAAGCTGTCGCCGGAAGATCAAGCGCTGATCAAGAAACTTTCGAAGGAAGCGCAGGCCGAGCAGCGCGTGCTCTGGTATGAAGCGGAGAACGCGGCCATCGAAAAAATGAAGGCGTCCGGAACCGAAATCATCACCGACATCGACAAGAAGCCATTCCAGGATGCCGTCAAACCGGTCTGGGACAAGTACGGCGCGAAATACGCTGCGATGGTCAAGCGCATCGAGGCGGTGAACTAGCTCGCGGTTGGCGAGTGGCCGGCGACGTCCGTTCCGGCCACCGCCTCTCCGAGCCGCCGAAGCGGTTGAAGCGCTGTTATTCTCCGAGGTCAAAATGTCGAATTCTCCGGCCGGAATTTTCCGGCGTGTAAACGATGCAGTTTACTGGACCGGCGCCGTGATCGCGTGCGTGGCGCTCGTGCTGGTCTCCGCGGTCATCCCGTGGGCCGTGTATACCCGATACATCCTGAACAGCGCCTCGTCATGGCCTGAGCCGATGGC
This genomic window contains:
- a CDS encoding GntR family transcriptional regulator gives rise to the protein MAAGTRRSGRPRAATAASKIYSDLRAELVSLQRRPGEAISEAQIALAYGVSRTPVREAILKLSDEGLLEIYPQSGIFVSRIPVAALPEAIIIRKALEETTARLAAERATSSQILALQSILERQREASAAGDSDTFHQADEMFHATVADVAGYPGIWKYIQQVKVHVDRYRRLTLPQYGRIAKVIVEHQAVLTAIEAHDAEGARRAMEIHLESLLENISATQHINPEYFDERP
- a CDS encoding Bug family tripartite tricarboxylate transporter substrate binding protein; the encoded protein is MRLRTALALAAIVAAPSLLAAPGLAQDYPSRPVKVIVPFGAGGPADVTARQIGNILQESFGQAFVIENRTGAGGVIGTQEAVKSPPDGYTLLMMSNTQTANESLVPQRKYELMRDLAPIAPVNYSDLVIVVHPSVQAKTLQEFIALAKSQPGKLNYASSGQGTPYHMAGELFKAMAGIDLVHVPYRNSGEARSGVIGGQVQMMIDAVPAMAPNVAENQVRALATTGKARSTVLPNAPTVIEAGIPGYEATIWLGLMAPAGTPKLIIDKINAAVNAVVKRPDVVKLWTQQGAVPMSMTPDEFDKFLRGDIVKWAEVVKKFDKPPQ
- a CDS encoding (2Fe-2S)-binding protein; this translates as MPNVRFRLNGAEMEIDADPDRALLDILRGQIGMTGPHFGCGAGECGACNVIIGDRAVSACDTPLWSVADKDVTTIEGLGTIEQPHPLQRAFIAEQALQCGYCVSGILMSAAALLKRNPSPTSREVKEALDRNLCRCGSHNRMVRAVLRAAEEMAAG
- a CDS encoding (2Fe-2S)-binding protein; the protein is MTRLSLTINGRAYGPVEVRDELSMNDFLREYLGMTGTKFGCGAAQCLSCAVIVDDPGGTSHTSPTCIVSAASFDGKTIRTVEGHAKGDELTALQKAFIRHFAFQCGYCTAGFLNEGQVLLERLAKAPVKRADLESTIADALDGHICRCTGYIKYHEAVRDVILADSKRYLAASQ
- a CDS encoding xanthine dehydrogenase family protein molybdopterin-binding subunit, encoding MNQPAPAPSPPALPVSLAANPRLSLWVKFSSTGQVAISPGKVEIGQGIVTALAQIAADELDIDLSRVQMVRASTASSPNEGVTSGSLSIQQSGRALRHACAEVRRIFLQQAAERLGVDIDALDIEDGTISGPGNVRTSYWELAEEVSLDRDATPGATPKIASRRALAGNSIQRIDIPDKVLGRPRFIHDHALAGMLHGRVLRPENTRAKLTELKEDGARTVAGLVAVVRDGSFAGVVSETEHGAEAALDALCKGASWSDGEPLPDENDLASFLKAQPSESTTISKKTAASPGTAARTVRRQYTRPYIAHASIAPSCAMAQWSSDRVRVWTHSQGVYLLRADLALVLKLPVENITVEHMEGAGCYGHNAADDVALDAVLLARSAGGRPVRVQWSRHGEMSDAPFGAAMAIEIEADLDAQGEIIDWRHSIWGNGHVARPGRAALPALLAGFELADPFPRMVSTNPPQANGGGSDRNSVPLYDFPSWRIESYRLATMPIRTSALRTLGAQGNVFAIESILDEIAAERGEDPVAFRLRYLRDEWAKDVIRAVAARAKWKPEKQPGIGHGVAFARYKNTGAYCAAIAEIEGAEEICVRKLTLAVDVGEAINPDGVINQIEGGAIQATSWVLKERVRFDRQRITSTSWTEYPILRFSEVPDVEVEVIQRPDIDPVGAGEAAHGPVTSAIANAVFDALGVRVRDLPITRDRIIAAMELTS
- a CDS encoding xanthine dehydrogenase family protein molybdopterin-binding subunit — translated: MRPSRREFLNWVSAGGIALSLSRLGSAEAAGLPPRASLPGRANWNPAADGAGRVDGVAKVTGAKLYVSDFRAADLPGWPKNTSRAMLIRAPDATHVYIGMDLARLSGALKPSAVVTSADLDRIGTRVPGFYTGDLFCPLGKTPLYLGQPVALLVFETFDAFDQARLALRDGTFVRFGEETGPVTMPAYGAFRFTRVAGATPDAPDVYSPIQAGWVSPGRSQNSPLPIWSPAAKDTEASYAKAAIHGEQIRAELAAKNPNLLVLDREFETQSVDPMFLEPESGLAWYDRKDGSLELVLGVQSPYEAADSIAHLLGEARAPFKPARINTQFTHMGGGFGGRDHTPFVLYVALAAMFVPGHPVRLAHDRYQQFQGGIKRHAFKMRSRIGVDRSTGKIQAFAADHVLDGGGLANFSPNVATVGATAAIGIYDVPKVDVTTVALHSRGVTAGSMRGYGTLQTMTALEVLVDEVATALPLDPIEFRRRNALAPKGRTMTGNPYSVSVRTSEILDKLEKHPIWQQRAQQKSAAPQGVLVGTGVACVTKDYGTGADCSLGRVELSADGKITIYCDHTEMGNGIGTALANRVALHLGAVADEVSVARVDTYDALGLVTSGDSYTMDQKTQDAAEKNPRWVPAISSATSASIGAHVGTHSAAEAARVIFRFGLWPAALELWRIAPNDPRAKDFAKAQWKDGQLIVSGLAPLPLPALAARAHARNLVTGAVAHSFSRWAWSRARFPLFGEQYRAEIDALALRRGNGKFERINRVSVKFPPTDNNRIGTTYTSMCGTLVRIEIERATGALRIAKAYSVFECGKALVPEVVLGQAQGGFAMGVGYALLETLPPYEGGPGNGQWNLGQYLVARGSDLPLHDLEIEMLPPLTPDEPPKGMAEVVMVPVVPAILNAIFDATGRRFQSLPVTASLLKGVLA
- a CDS encoding molybdate ABC transporter substrate-binding protein; this encodes MSTLNILSGGAAQGLVGSLTSAFKGLTGFDIAGEFGAVGAMADKLRKGTPADVVILTAALVAKLAEEKLVVAGSMADVGLVETALAFRTGDPQTTVRDAADLREALLASDAIFVPDTRASTAGIHVANVLQQLGVADEVSARLRIFPNGATAMRELAASEARRPIGCTQSTEIISTKGVTLSGSLPSGCELATMYTAGITTAAAHPQRAQDLIGLLTGAGQHEQRKRAGFIGGRDQVPA
- a CDS encoding Isoquinoline 1-oxidoreductase subunit, with protein sequence MKSELRVQLVVAVVTVATSVLTGYAVSETAPQSLASPESFASISDTDARSAAMFTELGKVLTHPRCTNCHPASDRPRQGDEGRLHQPPVTRGADGNGLPTMRCSICHKHANFEPGRMPGHPEWHLAPREMAWEGKTVAEICAQLKDPARNGGRKLEELIHHIGEDTLVGWAWAPGGTRSPVPGTQKQAGALVEAWVKTGAACPAQ